The Pseudanabaena sp. PCC 6802 genomic interval TTCCTCCAGCAACTGACCTTGTAACGGATTCGAGCTAATATCAGATCTGATGTCAGACACAGACTGGCGTACGGCTTGTAGAGCCTCGGAACCGAGTTGTTTTGCTTCTGTTAAAAAAGCATAGGCTCGTTCCGAGTCATCCTGCCACAAAGCGATCGCGGTTTCGATTTGAATATTGAGTGCTACCAGCGCGTGGCCTAGGGAGTCATGGATATCGCGGGCAATGCGATTGCGCTCTTCCAAGATCGCCATCTCCTCAATCCTTTGATTGAGCGATCGCTCCTGTTCTAATGCCTTGAGAAGCTGGGCTTGCAACCTGCGAACGGTTAATTGGTTTTCGATTCTGACCAGGACTTCCTCCACTTGAAACGGCTTGGTAATATAGTCCACACCTCCAACTGCAAAGGCATTGACCTTATCAAATACTTCATTCAAAGCACTGATAAAAATGATGGGAATCTCTTGGGTATTGGGATTAGCTTTTAAACGCTGGCAGACTTCGTAGCCCGTCATGACGGGCATGTTGATGTCGAGCAGGATCAGATCGGGGGGCTGAGCCTGTATGCCCATTAATGCTGTGGCACCATTGGTGACGCTTCGCACCTCATATCCCTTCTCTTCCAGCATTGTAGACAAAAGACGCAGGTTATCCGGCGTGTCGTCAACGATCAGTATGTCTCCCTTAGAGGGTTGACTGTAATTCATAAAGAGCAACCATAAGCCAGTGTTACATCTACATCTAAAGCGATTGTACCAAATTTTGAATGCGTACTTGCTAGCGATCGCTCCCCAAAGCTAGCAGGCGTGTAGCAACTCCATGCAATTCAGTAGAAGTGGTGGTAGTGGTTTGCTCAAAATATATTTGAGCTGTCCCAGCAAATATAATTACCGCTGACATGAGCAAAGCGATGGAGAAGCAAGAATCGTATTCTTTCACGATTTGCCTCCTACGGGTAAAAGTGCATCTGGCGCTGTCTTCTCCAGATTAATCCGCGTAGATTTTACCGATTGGGGCGGTACCGTAATTTCTCCTTGGGCACTTCTGCTAGCAAAGTAATTCACTCCCCGATAGGTTAATTGATGGGATTCTACCGACACGGCAACTCGTTCGGATTGGACAATAGGATCGACTCGATAGGGAATCCCGCGATAACTTAGTTCGCAAGCTGACTTGAGGTGCTCTCCCAGTTGTTTTAGCTGACTGAAAAGTTCGTAGAAACTGCGATCGTATGTAATGCCACGATAGATAAGTTGCATTGTTTTAATCCTTGAAAGTATCAATTTGTGTGAAGTAAAGTAGAAGATTTTTCCCTGAATGAGGTTTTGAGGGTTCCCTCTCTTCGACAGTTTTAATTTATAGGAAATACCAGATCTGTCGCATCTGATAAATGTCATTGCCTAACCATTACATTTGTCACGACTCTATGCAGCGATCGGCGATCGCAGACTACCCTATAGTGGAATGGCACTGAAATGGCTTATCGACAAGGATTCAACCTGTTTTTAGAGGTTTTATAGCGGTTTTCAGATCGGAAGAGGTAGGGGGTTTGGGGGCAAAGCCCCCAAGAAGGGATGGAACCCCTTCACCCCGATCGATAAAACCCGTTCTCAATTGCAAAGCGCTATAGCTCTTAGCCTTGAAATTGATTTCAAGGCTCTTATTTCAGTACCATTTGAGACTGCTGTAAGCTTCTGCGGGGGGTACTCAGGAGGACTACAGAGATGCTTGCCCCCCAAACTCCTGGAAATAATTGCGGCTTGAGAAGGAATTCGCCGTAGTCGGCAATGTTATCTAGCCCTGCAAGGTTGAGGACGATTTCGACAATTGCCCAGCCAGCTATTTTGAGTAGTAGGACTTTCCAGTAACCATTCATTTCCTTGGTCTCCACGCATATCCTCTTTCACCCGATATAGCGTTTTTCAATTGAGAACAGGTTTTATCGATCGGGGTGAAGGGGTAGAACCATTCCCTTCTTTTGGGAAGTGCCCCACCCCTCTTGCTCTTTCCGAGCTGAAAACCGCTATAGCATTACTTTATGGAAAGAGGGTTTCAAAAACATCATATAAATGTCATGGTTTGCTCGTTACATTTGTCATGACATTATGCATTTGTTATTTTGCTTGTTAAAGCCAAGCTGCTATCCTTGCTGGGGCAAGAACTACCAAGATATTGCCTCGTTCGCCCAAATTCTATTAGACTGAAATAGGGTGATATGGCTTTTCAGCACATGACCAGATCGCTAGTTGCCTTTAAAGTCTTAACTATTGCGATCTAATTACCTACCCTATCATCCAGGGAGAGACGTTGAATATGGGCTTCTTGTTTGCGCAACGACGAGTTAGGCAGTGGCTTTACCCGATTGCTTTAATTGCGATCGCCTTCCTGGTTGCGATCGGCTGCCAGCAATTCCAAATTCCTCAGCCATCGCAACCGCAAATCTTGGAATCGGGAATAGTAAGTCAGTCGAAGGAAGCAATTCAGCCAATTCCATTGGAGATTGCCTTGGATCGCAACAAGGTTGGTTTGGGAGAGAAACTATTTGGAGATATCCGTCTCTCTGGCGATCGCCAGGTTTCCTGCCTTAGCTGTCACAATCTGGGTATGGGTGGAGTCGATCGCCGCACTCATTCTGTTGGCGTAAACGGAGCAATTGGAGAAGTTAACACTCCGACCGTGTTTAATGTTCGTTATAATTTCTATTTCAATTGGAATGGCAAGTTTGAGAATTTAACGGATCATCTCGAAGCACTCATGACAAGCCCAAAGGTAATGGGTACGCAATGGGAAGCCTCGATCCGCGCGCTGCAACAAGACCCGGAGTACGTTCGAGGATTTACCCAGATTTACCCAGATGGCTTGACACCAAATAATATCAAAGATGCGATCGTTACCTACGAACAGTCCCTCTTTACGCCTAATTCTCGCTTCGACCAATTTTTGCGGGGGAACAAACAAGCGCTGACAGCCTCAGAACAGGAGGGATACCAGCTATTTAAAGCCTATGGGTGTGCGAACTGTCATCAGGGAGCGAACGTGGGTGGTAATATGTTTGCACGCTTCGGTAACTTGGGAGACTATTTCGCCGATCGAGGGAACCTTACCCAAGCCGATCTAGGTCGCTTCAACGTAACTCAGGATCGAGCAGATCGATTTGTGTTTCGCGTGCCCAGTCTTCGCAATGTGGCAATTACCCCACCCTATTTTCACGATGGGTCGGTTAAAACACTGGAGGAAGCGATCGCGATTATGGCGAAATATCAACTCGGGCGATCTCTTCCTCAAGAGAAGATCGCCCCGATCGCCCAGTTTCTACACGCGCTCACCGGAGAATATCGAGGACAGAAGCTATGAAGTTTAACCTCTTCAACAGAATTCTAGCCGCACGCAGATCCTATGCTGGTGACAAGTCAGATCGAGCCCGTCGTTTTCCCAAGATTGTCTCCAGGGTAGGTGGTTATGCGCTCCTCACAGGTGTGACAGTACTGGCAATCTTGCTGTGGGTTTGGGCAAGAGCGATTGATTTTGAGCAGCACAATCGTTTTACAGCAAACCTGCGACGGATGAAAGAACTGGATGCTCGTATCAACCTGAATGTCTTGCAGGTAAGAGATGGTCTGCTTACCTACCAAGATCCGATAGTCAGCGATCTCGCAGAGCTGAAGTCATTACAAGCCAATCTGAAGCAGATCCCTAGCTTTATCGATCTCGCGGGCCGCGATGAACTGAACCAACTGCAGCAAGCATATCTAGCGGTTTGGCAAGAAAAGGAACGCAATATTCAGAGATTTCAAACGCAAAACGCGGTACGGAGAAACTCGCTCGTCTATTTCCCAATTGCGATCGCCGATCTGGTAGGCCAAAAGACAACCGATCTAGTTCTAGCAGCGCATTTAAATGCATTACTCCGACAAGTTCTGTTATTTAACCTCACCAACGATGCGGCGATCGTGCCGCAGATCGATCGTGAGATGCAACAAATCCTGAGAAGCGACAGCCCAATTGCGAATCGAGCGGACGTGAAGACGGCGATCGCCCATGCCAGGATTATTCTGAATAGCG includes:
- a CDS encoding response regulator produces the protein MNYSQPSKGDILIVDDTPDNLRLLSTMLEEKGYEVRSVTNGATALMGIQAQPPDLILLDINMPVMTGYEVCQRLKANPNTQEIPIIFISALNEVFDKVNAFAVGGVDYITKPFQVEEVLVRIENQLTVRRLQAQLLKALEQERSLNQRIEEMAILEERNRIARDIHDSLGHALVALNIQIETAIALWQDDSERAYAFLTEAKQLGSEALQAVRQSVSDIRSDISSNPLQGQLLEEAIAKLVQEFHHTTGVLPECHINLSQPLCNQINTVLYRIIQEGLTNIYKHAKATEVSIAIQTTPDSLLLTLQDNGNGFQISQNRTGFGLQGMRERTTALGGQLEITSDVGGGCHITARFPRSSV
- a CDS encoding DUF4278 domain-containing protein — protein: MQLIYRGITYDRSFYELFSQLKQLGEHLKSACELSYRGIPYRVDPIVQSERVAVSVESHQLTYRGVNYFASRSAQGEITVPPQSVKSTRINLEKTAPDALLPVGGKS
- a CDS encoding cytochrome-c peroxidase — encoded protein: MGFLFAQRRVRQWLYPIALIAIAFLVAIGCQQFQIPQPSQPQILESGIVSQSKEAIQPIPLEIALDRNKVGLGEKLFGDIRLSGDRQVSCLSCHNLGMGGVDRRTHSVGVNGAIGEVNTPTVFNVRYNFYFNWNGKFENLTDHLEALMTSPKVMGTQWEASIRALQQDPEYVRGFTQIYPDGLTPNNIKDAIVTYEQSLFTPNSRFDQFLRGNKQALTASEQEGYQLFKAYGCANCHQGANVGGNMFARFGNLGDYFADRGNLTQADLGRFNVTQDRADRFVFRVPSLRNVAITPPYFHDGSVKTLEEAIAIMAKYQLGRSLPQEKIAPIAQFLHALTGEYRGQKL